From one Lolium rigidum isolate FL_2022 chromosome 4, APGP_CSIRO_Lrig_0.1, whole genome shotgun sequence genomic stretch:
- the LOC124649196 gene encoding single myb histone 4-like isoform X1, translating into MGAPKQKWTSEEEEALRRGVLKHGAGKWRTIQKDPEFSPVLSSRSNIDLKDKWRNLSFSASGLGSRDKIRVPRIKVPSSYPSPSPQLLLLPAPDNVAEASPPEDIEKNPEDDKTSVPKLYSAMILEALGELKEPNGSEVTTICNFIEQRHEVQPNFRRLICAKLRRLIGVNKVEKIDKSYKLTDAYAKKLLAPMKDPSQKKKDPAKPSKASKNVGLFPAASPALEAAQAAAMKVADAEAKAHIANDHMMEAERIFKMAEETESLLTLASELYDRCSRGEVLTVLQSAHREY; encoded by the exons ATGGGTGCGCCGAAGCAGAAGTggacgtcggaggaggaggaggcgctccgGCGCGGCGTGCTCAAGCACGGCGCCGGCAAGTGGCGTACCATCCAGAAGGATCCTGAGTTCAGCCCCGTCCTCTCCTCCCGCTCCAACATCGACCTCAAG GACAAATGGAGGAATTTGAGTTTTAGTGCGAGTGGACTGGGTTCAAGGGATAAAATAAGGGTTCCAAGGATAAAAGTCCCTTCGTCCTACCCATCACCTAGCCCGCAGCTTCTGCTTCTCCCAGCCCCGGATAATGTTGCTGAAGCTTCTCCACCTGAAGATATTGAAAAAAACCCAGAGGATGACAAGACTTCGGTGCCAAAGTT GTATAGTGCCATGATCCTAGAAGCTCTCGGCGAACTGAAGGAGCCAAATGGATCAGAGGTTACTACAATTTGCAACTTCATAGAG CAAAGGCATGAGGTGCAACCAAACTTTAGAAGATTGATTTGTGCAAAACTACGACGGCTTATAGGCGTCAACAAAGTTGAGAAG ATTGACAAGTCCTATAAGCTCACTGATGCTTATGCAAAGAAACTTCTTGCTCCAATGAAAGATCCATCTCAAAAGAAGAAGGATCCAGCCAAGCCATCCAAGGCATCAAAGAATGTAGGTCTATTTCCTGCTGCGAGTCCTGCACTAGAAGCAGCGCAAGCTGCAGCTATGAAAGTAGCTGATGCAGAAGCCAAAGCACACATTGCAAATGATCACATGATGGAGGCTGAAAGGATCTTCAAGATGGCCGAGGAGACGGAGTCTCTCCTTACGCTCGCGTCAGAGCTCTATGATCGAT GTTCAAGAGGAGAGGTACTCACAGTATTGCAATCGGCGCACAGGGAATATTGA
- the LOC124649196 gene encoding single myb histone 4-like isoform X2, whose product MGAPKQKWTSEEEEALRRGVLKHGAGKWRTIQKDPEFSPVLSSRSNIDLKDKWRNLSFSASGLGSRDKIRVPRIKVPSSYPSPSPQLLLLPAPDNVAEASPPEDIEKNPEDDKTSVPKYSAMILEALGELKEPNGSEVTTICNFIEQRHEVQPNFRRLICAKLRRLIGVNKVEKIDKSYKLTDAYAKKLLAPMKDPSQKKKDPAKPSKASKNVGLFPAASPALEAAQAAAMKVADAEAKAHIANDHMMEAERIFKMAEETESLLTLASELYDRCSRGEVLTVLQSAHREY is encoded by the exons ATGGGTGCGCCGAAGCAGAAGTggacgtcggaggaggaggaggcgctccgGCGCGGCGTGCTCAAGCACGGCGCCGGCAAGTGGCGTACCATCCAGAAGGATCCTGAGTTCAGCCCCGTCCTCTCCTCCCGCTCCAACATCGACCTCAAG GACAAATGGAGGAATTTGAGTTTTAGTGCGAGTGGACTGGGTTCAAGGGATAAAATAAGGGTTCCAAGGATAAAAGTCCCTTCGTCCTACCCATCACCTAGCCCGCAGCTTCTGCTTCTCCCAGCCCCGGATAATGTTGCTGAAGCTTCTCCACCTGAAGATATTGAAAAAAACCCAGAGGATGACAAGACTTCGGTGCCAAA GTATAGTGCCATGATCCTAGAAGCTCTCGGCGAACTGAAGGAGCCAAATGGATCAGAGGTTACTACAATTTGCAACTTCATAGAG CAAAGGCATGAGGTGCAACCAAACTTTAGAAGATTGATTTGTGCAAAACTACGACGGCTTATAGGCGTCAACAAAGTTGAGAAG ATTGACAAGTCCTATAAGCTCACTGATGCTTATGCAAAGAAACTTCTTGCTCCAATGAAAGATCCATCTCAAAAGAAGAAGGATCCAGCCAAGCCATCCAAGGCATCAAAGAATGTAGGTCTATTTCCTGCTGCGAGTCCTGCACTAGAAGCAGCGCAAGCTGCAGCTATGAAAGTAGCTGATGCAGAAGCCAAAGCACACATTGCAAATGATCACATGATGGAGGCTGAAAGGATCTTCAAGATGGCCGAGGAGACGGAGTCTCTCCTTACGCTCGCGTCAGAGCTCTATGATCGAT GTTCAAGAGGAGAGGTACTCACAGTATTGCAATCGGCGCACAGGGAATATTGA